A window from Drosophila miranda strain MSH22 chromosome Y unlocalized genomic scaffold, D.miranda_PacBio2.1 Contig_Y2_pilon, whole genome shotgun sequence encodes these proteins:
- the LOC117193566 gene encoding chymotrypsin-1-like, with protein MLKAATVCTLIPKMSPVTCLVAPLLLLIATTSVPGQAKVADVSRMIGGEFAGPGQFPHQVSLQLKGRHHCRGSLISDTMIVTAAHCTKDQNPSQMKAIVGTNDLSAGNGQVLGISQFIIHPQYNPQSQDFDMSLIRLTSPVPMGGAVKTIQLAEADFNY; from the coding sequence ATGTTAAAGGCAGCTACAGTCTGCACACTCATTCCTAAAATGTCTCCGGTTACATGTCTAGTAGCTCCACTGCTCCTTCTGATCGCCACGACATCTGTTCCTGGTCAAGCCAAGGTGGCTGATGTTTCGCGAATGATAGGCGGAGAGTTTGCGGGCCCTGGCCAGTTCCCGCATCAGGTATCGCTCCAGTTGAAAGGGCGCCATCATTGCAGAGGATCTCTCATCTCCGACACGATGATTGTAACTGCCGCCCACTGCACCAAGGACCAGAATCCTTCCCAGATGAAGGCCATAGTGGGAACCAACGATCTGAGCGCCGGCAATGGGCAGGTTCTCGGCATTTCCCAGTTCATCATCCATCCGCAATACAATCCGCAGAGCCAGGACTTTGACATGTCGCTGATCAGGCTAACCAGCCCCGTGCCAATGGGCGGTGCTGTCAAAACAATCCAGCTGGCCGAAGCTGACTTCAACTATTGA